Sequence from the Anopheles cruzii unplaced genomic scaffold, idAnoCruzAS_RS32_06 scaffold00730_ctg1, whole genome shotgun sequence genome:
CGAACCGCTCCAAGTCATCCGGCAACGGAGCAGGATCTTTGATGTGCGCACCCCCAATACCGATCACATTCGGCGGCAGTGGTTCTAGCGAATCGAACGTGGGATTTGTATTCAGCAGCATGACCACCGTCCGCTGTTCCAGCTCCCCGAGGTACGGCATGTCTTCGTAGCCAAAGTGCGTGCGCACCATCGTGTCCAGCGCGGGCATAATGTAGAACTCCCGCATGCTAAAGTGAGCGAAACTCATATCATATCAACGTTTTCATATCTCCGATACGGCTCCGATTACCTGGCTTCGGCGAGATACAGCAACGTATTGGACACCCTTTGCAGAAAGCCCATTTTCGATCCGTACGGCAGGGCAAAGTGTGGTGTGTACGCATAGTGCTTATGGCCGCCGGCGATAAAGACGGAGAACGGAGGATTACTGAATGGCGTGAGGCTGACCAGTGGCGGGTAGTGGAACTTATGCAACAGCGGCAACAGGCACGGCCCGCACCCGAAGTCGTACAGCACCAcatcgaaccggaagctgTCTGGATAGCTGAGGATCACCTTGAGCCCGTCGGATAGCAGCGCACCCCGGCACATGCCCATGTAGAACTCCTTGAAGGTGAACAACGATTGAAACGCTGTTTCCTTCGCCACTTCGAGCAAATCCAACTGCTCGTCCTGGTAAATGGTGCTATACACCTTTTCGAGCAGTATGTAGGTGAGATTGGTGCGAGATTTATCGCCGTCCTGTGACACAACCGTCACGTTGTGCCCCCTGGCCACCAGCTCCTCCATTACGACTCGATTCCTACGGTGGGCCAGAAACACGGGTCCCTTCAAGTCACtccttttcggtgccgtttcgCACAACTTACCAGATATGGTGGCTAGGGCTCGGTACGGTCATGATGCAAAGAATGTtcgcaccacgcaccacggGCGCTAAGCGCGCAGTCACCAACAGTAGCACCGCTAACCTTATCACTTGCGCATTCATCGTGGGTTCAGCGACGAATAACTGGTATGTCCCTGCTGACGGTCGTCCACCGCTGGCGGCGATTGTGCAATTGACCTAAGGCGCAGCGGCATGAGTTTGCTAAAAAATCGCACGCGCCGGTCTATCAACGATTCGCCATTCAAGCGGAGAAAAGGCACCACATGAAGTGCTTGATAGTTGACGGAAGAGATACGGTTCGCGTGATCACACG
This genomic interval carries:
- the LOC128276209 gene encoding UDP-glucosyltransferase 2-like → MNAQVIRLAVLLLVTARLAPVVRGANILCIMTVPSPSHHIWNRVVMEELVARGHNVTVVSQDGDKSRTNLTYILLEKVYSTIYQDEQLDLLEVAKETAFQSLFTFKEFYMGMCRGALLSDGLKVILSYPDSFRFDVVLYDFGCGPCLLPLLHKFHYPPLVSLTPFSNPPFSVFIAGGHKHYAYTPHFALPYGSKMGFLQRVSNTLLYLAEASMREFYIMPALDTMVRTHFGYEDMPYLGELEQRTVVMLLNTNPTFDSLEPLPPNVIGIGGAHIKDPAPLPDDLERFVQGGKKGAVLFSLGSNVRSDTIGEHRQRVFIEAFRQMPDYHFMWKFESELNIPLPPNVIIRPWLPQNSILNHPRVKAFITHSGGLSTQEASWFGVPLIGMPIFIDQHRNLARSVTAGVAEKLDFASITTDDVRRTVLKVLETPSYRDNMKHRAMYFRDQPESPLQRAIWWIEFAVRHPTVQHLRSPTLELGTIRSNLLDVYAFLCAIVLIVLWLIHYTVKKLLFQQRRGLTKKKRE